A portion of the Streptomyces sp. NBC_01335 genome contains these proteins:
- a CDS encoding MurT ligase domain-containing protein encodes MAGNTEPLSPRAKLAVTAGKAAAAVSRAAGRGSGSVIGGRVALKLDPDLLGRLAQHLDVILVSATNGKTTTTRLIAEALRAAGPVVSNALGANMPAGITSALAGGSDARFGVIEVDEKYLAGVARDTTPKAIALLNLSRDQLDRAAETRMLAEHWREGLAGSKAVIIANADDPLIVWAASSSQNVVWVAAGQAWKDDAWSCPSCGGVMQRPGDDWFCGQCGFRRPAPSWALNGDYVLDPHGSAWPIHLQLPGRANKANATSSAAVAAVFGVPPQVALERMYQVQAVAGRYDVVSFHNRDLRLLLAKNPAGWLETFSLIDPPPTPVILSVNARGADGTDTSWLWDVDYTQLSGHPIFVLGDRKMDLAVRLEVAGLDFRVCETLDEAVQLAPPGRIEVIANYTAFQDLRRRVGN; translated from the coding sequence ATGGCAGGCAACACGGAGCCGTTGTCGCCGCGGGCCAAGCTGGCCGTGACGGCGGGCAAGGCCGCGGCGGCGGTGTCGCGCGCGGCGGGGCGTGGCAGCGGATCGGTGATCGGCGGCCGGGTGGCGCTCAAGCTCGACCCCGACCTGCTGGGGCGGCTGGCGCAGCACCTGGACGTGATCCTCGTGTCGGCGACGAACGGCAAGACGACCACCACCCGGCTGATCGCCGAGGCGCTGCGGGCCGCCGGGCCCGTCGTCTCGAACGCGCTCGGCGCGAACATGCCCGCGGGCATCACCTCGGCGCTGGCCGGCGGATCGGACGCCCGGTTCGGCGTGATCGAGGTCGACGAGAAGTACCTCGCCGGAGTGGCGCGCGACACGACGCCCAAGGCGATCGCGCTGCTCAACCTCTCCCGCGACCAGCTCGACCGCGCCGCGGAGACCCGCATGCTGGCGGAGCACTGGCGCGAGGGACTGGCGGGCTCGAAGGCCGTCATCATCGCCAACGCGGACGACCCGCTGATCGTCTGGGCGGCCTCGTCCTCCCAGAACGTCGTGTGGGTGGCGGCCGGCCAGGCGTGGAAGGACGACGCCTGGTCCTGCCCCTCCTGCGGCGGTGTGATGCAGCGCCCCGGGGACGACTGGTTCTGCGGTCAGTGCGGTTTCCGCCGTCCGGCGCCGAGCTGGGCGCTCAACGGCGACTACGTGCTCGACCCGCACGGCTCCGCGTGGCCGATCCACCTGCAGCTGCCCGGTCGCGCGAACAAGGCGAACGCGACGTCGTCGGCCGCCGTGGCCGCCGTCTTCGGCGTGCCCCCGCAGGTGGCCCTGGAGCGGATGTACCAGGTGCAGGCCGTCGCGGGCCGCTACGACGTGGTCTCGTTCCACAACCGCGACCTGCGGCTGCTGCTGGCGAAGAACCCGGCCGGCTGGCTGGAGACCTTCTCGCTCATCGACCCGCCGCCGACGCCGGTGATCCTCTCCGTGAACGCGCGCGGCGCGGACGGCACGGACACCTCGTGGCTGTGGGACGTCGACTACACGCAGCTGTCCGGTCACCCGATCTTCGTGCTCGGGGACCGCAAGATGGACCTCGCCGTCCGGCTCGAAGTGGCCGGTCTGGACTTCCGTGTCTGCGAGACCCTGGACGAGGCCGTCCAGCTGGCCCCGCCCGGCCGCATCGAGGTCATCGCCAACTACACCGCCTTCCAGGATCTGCGCCGTCGTGTCGGCAACTGA
- a CDS encoding type 1 glutamine amidotransferase, translated as MSNNGLRLVWVYPDLLSTYGDQGNALVVERRARQRGLDVQRVDVRSDQPIPTSGDIYLIGGGEDRPQRLAAERLRRDGGLSRAASNGAIIFSVCAGYQILGHEFINDLGEREPGLGLLDVVTTRGEGARCVGDVLGDIDPNLGLPPLTGFENHQGITHLGPTARPFARVRVGRGNGTGDGTEGAYSDTVFGTYMHGPVLARNPLIADLLLKLALDVNALPPVNDHWYEALRSERIAATTQPA; from the coding sequence ATGAGCAACAACGGTCTGCGTCTGGTCTGGGTCTACCCCGACCTCCTCAGCACCTACGGCGACCAGGGCAACGCCCTCGTCGTCGAGCGGCGGGCACGGCAGCGCGGTCTCGACGTCCAGCGGGTCGACGTACGCAGCGACCAGCCGATCCCCACGTCCGGTGACATCTATCTCATCGGCGGCGGTGAGGACCGGCCGCAGCGGCTGGCGGCGGAGCGCCTGCGCCGCGACGGCGGGCTGAGCCGGGCCGCGTCGAACGGCGCGATCATCTTCTCGGTCTGCGCGGGTTACCAGATCCTGGGCCACGAGTTCATCAACGACCTCGGGGAGCGCGAGCCCGGGCTCGGGCTGCTCGACGTGGTGACGACCCGCGGCGAGGGCGCGCGGTGCGTCGGTGACGTACTCGGCGACATCGACCCGAACCTCGGTCTGCCGCCGCTCACCGGTTTCGAGAACCACCAGGGCATCACCCACCTCGGTCCGACGGCGCGTCCGTTCGCCCGGGTCCGGGTGGGCCGCGGCAACGGCACCGGGGACGGCACCGAAGGCGCGTACAGCGACACCGTGTTCGGGACGTACATGCACGGTCCGGTGCTGGCGCGCAATCCGCTGATCGCCGATCTGCTGCTGAAGCTGGCTCTCGACGTCAACGCGCTGCCGCCGGTGAACGACCACTGGTACGAGGCGCTGAGGTCGGAGCGCATCGCCGCGACGACCCAGCCGGCCTGA